The following coding sequences lie in one Arachis ipaensis cultivar K30076 chromosome B03, Araip1.1, whole genome shotgun sequence genomic window:
- the LOC107632253 gene encoding TMV resistance protein N-like — protein sequence MECVRIQSTLSHRKNWKYDVFVSFRGETRFNFTDHLFAALHRHGVLAFKDDTKIEKGGPISAGLVQAIEGSQVLIVVFSINYASSTWCLQELANIADCIQIPGHTVLPVFYDVSPTEVRRQSGKFEKAFMKHEERFKDDAEMMEQVARWRGALTQVANLSGWDVKKDKSQSAEIEKIVKAVTNILSPKPSSSLSNDVVGVYSHLEELEKLLVLDSHDDVRVLGICGMGGIGKSTLTTILYEKISHQYDISCFMDDVSKTYADCGPLGVKKQLLCQAFVEEEFLICNLSAATNLIQNNLCHRKVLIVLDNVDQGIQLEKLALKREWLSRGSRIIIISRDEHILREHGVDDVYKVQLLNDENALQLFCRKAFKCNHVIEGYESLTNSALTYANGLPLAIKVLGSFLFGRSISEWRSALVRLRENPTKDIMDVLRISYDGLEDMEKEMFLDIACFFSNENEYYVKNILCIRGFHPDIGIRILIDKSLITCDWSAIVMHDLLRELGRSIVREKSPKEPRKWSRLWNQKDLSNVLRENKIAENLEAIVLPRFLEIREELSVEALSQMSCLKLLILTEVNFWGCLNFLSNELGYPFTCLPSSFQPNKLVKLILHHSNIKELWEGIKDLHNLTHLELCYSKSLVNIPNLSQAPNLSRLDLKGCVKLVRLHPSIGCLKNLGYLNLENCRSLVSIPNNIFDLNSLYDLNLSGCWKLLKDQLLEQPRQSKQLNTGQSVQRHMTSSICKTLTRPLHFLSSRRCSNSIGLLVPSLSRFPALVSLDISFCNLVEIPDAIGQLCCLERLNIGGNNFVTLPHCIKELPKLRELNLQYCKQLKWLPSTLLPIGGGSHGRLYYGGIFVFNCPNLSDTESCGVTVISWMIKMIQVNMQCSFPRCSIKVIIPGTEIPRWFNKQNTGN from the exons ATGGAATGCGTGAGAATCCAGAGCACCTTGTCTCATAGGAAGAATTGGAAATATGATGTGTTTGTGAGTTTCAGAGGCGAGACTCGCTTCAACTTCACCGATCATCTTTTTGCTGCTCTCCACAGACACGGCGTACTTGCCTTCAAGGATGATACAAAAATCGAGAAAGGAGGACCTATATCAGCAGGGCTTGTGCAAGCTATTGAAGGATCACAGGTTCTGATTGTGGTCTTCTCTATCAACTATGCTTCCTCTACATGGTGCTTGCAAGAACTCGCAAACATAGCTGATTGCATTCAAATCCCAGGACACACTGTTCTGCCAGTTTTCTATGATGTGAGTCCAACTGAGGTGAGAAGGCAAAGTGGGAAATTTGAAAAAGCATTTATGAAACATGAAGAGAGATTCAAAGATGATGCAGAGATGATGGAGCAAGTGGCAAGATGGAGGGGAGCTCTAACACAAGTAGCCAATCTCTCTGGCTGGGATGTGAAGAAGGATAA GTCACAATCTGCTGAGATTGAAAAAATTGTCAAAGCGGTAACAAACATATTGAGTCCCAAACCATCATCAAGTCTATCTAATGATGTAGTTGGGGTGTACTCCCATTTAGAAGAACTAGAAAAGCTTCTAGTTTTGGACTCGCATGATGATGTTCGAGTTTTAGGCATTTGTGGAATGGGTGGCATAGGAAAGTCAACTCTTACCACCATTTTATATGAAAAGATCTCTCATCAATACGACATTTCATGCTTTATGGATGATGTAAGCAAAACTTATGCAGATTGTGGTCCACTTGGTGTGAAAAAGCAACTTCTTTGTCAAGCTTTCGTGGAAGAAGAATTTCTAATATGCAATCTTTCGGCAGCAACTAATTTGATTCAAAATAATTTATGCCATAGAAAGGTTCTCATAGTTCTGGATAATGTTGATCAGGGGATTCAGTTGGAGAAGTTGGCTTTAAAACGGGAATGGCTAAGTAGAGGGAGCAGAATAATCATAATTTCTAGAGATGAACATATATTGAGAGAGCATGGAGTGGATGATGTTTACAAAGTTCAACTCTTAAATGATGAGAATGCTCTCCAATTGTTTTGTAGAAAAGCTTTCAAATGTAACCATGTTATAGAAGGTTATGAAAGCCTGACAAATTCTGCATTAACATATGCTAATGGACTGCCATTAGCAATTAAAGTATTGGGTTCTTTTTTATTTGGCCGAAGTATATCCGAGTGGAGGAGTGCTTTGGTTAGATTGAGAGAAAACCCAACAAAAGATATTATGGATGTGTTACGAATAAGTTATGATGGACTTGAGGATATGGAAAAGGAAATGTTTCTTGATATTGCATGTTTTTTTTCTAACGAGAATGAATATTATGTAAAGAACATTTTATGTATTCGAGGGTTTCATCCTGATATTGGTATAAGAATTCTCATTGATAAATCACTTATAACTTGTGACTGGTCGGCCATAGTTATGCATGATTTGTTGAGAGAGTTGGGTAGAAGTATTGTTCGAGAAAAATCACCCAAAGAGCCAAGAAAGTGGAGCAGGTTATGGAATCAAAAGGATCTAAGCAATGTCTTGCGGGAAAACAAG ATAGCAGAAAATCTTGAAGCCATAGTTCTACCAAGATTTCTTGAAATTAGGGAAGAGTTGTCAGTTGAAGCTTTATCACAAATGAGCTGCCTTAAATTACTCATACTCACAGAAGTGAATTTTTGGGGATGCCTTAATTTTCTTTCTAATGAGTTGGGATATCCTTTCACATGTTTGCCATCAAGCTTTCAGCCAAATAAACTCGTTAAATTAATCCTGCATCACAGCAACATCAAAGAACTCTGGGAGGGAATAAAG GATCTACATAATTTGACACATTTGGAACTATGTTATTCCAAAAGCCTTGTAAACATACCAAATTTATCTCAGGCCCCAAATCTTTCGCGACTAGATCTTAAAGGATGTGTTAAACTTGTTCGCCTTCATCCATCCATTGGCTGTTTAAAAAACCTGGGTTACTTGAATCTGGAAAACTGCAGAAGTCTTGTTAGTATTCCCAACAACATATTTGATCTTAATTCTCTTTATGATTTAAATCTATCTGGCTGTTGGAAATTACTTAAAGATCAGTTGTTAGAGCAACCAAGGCAAAGCAAGCAGTTGAATACAGGTCAAAGTGTACAAAGGCACATGACATCCTCCATATGCAAAACTCTTACAAGGCCTCTCCATTTTTTGTCTTCTAGAAGGTGCTCCAATTCAATTGGTTTGTTGGTGCCTTCTCTGTCTCGTTTCCCAGCTTTGGTATCTCTTGACATAAGTTTCTGTAATCTAGTTGAAATTCCTGATGCAATTGGACAGTTATGTTGTTTAGAACGTTTAAACATAGGGGGGAACAATTTTGTTACACTACCTCATTGCATCAAGGAACTTCCCAAGCTAAGGGAGTTGAACTTGCAGTACTGTAAGCAACTAAAGTGGTTGCCAAGTACCCTTTTGCCCATAGGAGGAGGTAGCCATGGAAGACTTTACTATGGAGGAATATTTGTGTTCAACTGCCCTAATTTGAGTGACACAGAAAGTTGTGGTGTCACAGTTATTTCATGGATGATAAAAATGATTCAG GTGAACATGCAATGCTCTTTCCCCAGATGTTCAATTAAAGTTATTATTCCAGGAACTGAAATTCCAAGGTGGTTCAACAAACAGAATACAGGTAATTAA
- the LOC110269933 gene encoding uncharacterized protein LOC110269933, with product MKVDPSPIVDDNNWIGIASCVAFVVHGAPTEYPPILFGCGFRRNPDKAVCSIAPIRLKKDWITTELDNMLLMFLSRDVFINNYVSVLKEGASDLDGIELVALTRYLEEVVEVKSCGYGWVFKEDLEHLNLKRMYSANSSAHNQKHKFLKIQDDQ from the coding sequence ATGAAGGTGGATCCATCTCCCATTGTGGATGACAATAATTGGATTGGCATTGCTTCTTGTGTGGCATTTGTTGTACATGGTGCTCCAACTGAATATCCTCCTATTCTATTTGGTTGTGGTTTTCGTCGTAATCCAGATAAGGCCGTTTGTTCCATTGCTCCAATACGTCTTAAGAAAGATTGGATCACAACTGAATTAGATAATATGTTGTTAATGTTTTTATccagggatgttttcattaataATTATGTAAGTGTTTTAAAAGAAGGAGCATCTGATCTTGATggtattgaattggttgcattgaCTCGTTATCTAGAAGAAGTAGTAGAAGTGAAGAGTTGTGGGTACGGTTGGGTATTTAAGGAAGATTTGGAACATTTAAACCTAAAGAGGATGTATAGCGCCAACTCTTCAGCTCACAATCAGAAGCACAAGTTTTTGAAAATTCAAGATGACCAATAG
- the LOC107628753 gene encoding senescence/dehydration-associated protein At3g51250: protein MSPFYLQKGVSFRISITNNCSSMDSFSQKPKPRNSHYPEVIDSNLEANSSFQKPNHQQQSSLYPSLDVDDLSDLVQTLFPRNDTRSSDGSVHSPSAPPAATEEVLIRIPGAILNLVDTHYSVELASGDFSIIRLRQGDSAVAVYACVADKIQWPLAKDETAVKVDDSHYFFSFRPPMGSESNSDSDEEDQRSRGVSLQLGKLPSFRLVQNGVTPRAYYVFTLSS from the exons ATGTCGCCGTTTTATCTTCAAAAGGGGGTAAGTTTCCGAATTTCGATCACAAACAATTGTTCATCAATGGATTCTTTCTCCCAAAAACCTAAACCCAGAAACTCTCACTACCCAGAAGTAATCGATTCCAACCTCGAAGCCAATTCGTCCTTCCAAAAACCTAATCATCAACAGCAGAGTTCTCTCTACCCTTCCCTTGACGTTGATGACCTCAGCGACCTTGTCCAAACCCTATTTCCCCGAAATGACACCAGAAGCAGCGATGGTAGTGTTCATTCGCCGTCTGCTCCACCGGCCGCTACCGAGGAGGTCCTCATCAGGATCCCCGGCGCCATCCTCAACCTCGTCGACACCCACTACAGCGTCGAGCTCGCTTCCGGCGACTTCTCCATCATCCGCCTCCGGCAGGGTGACAGCGCCGTCGCCGTTTACGCCTGCGTTGCCGACAAGATCCAATGGCCCCTCGCCAAGGACGAAACTGCCGTCAAGGTCGACGACTCTCACTACTTTTTCTCCTTCCGACCTCCCATGGGCTCCGAATCCAATTCCGATTCCGACGAAGAAGATCAGCGTAGCCGCGG GGTGAGTTTACAGCTGGGAAAGTTGCCTAGTTTCCGTTTGGTGCAAAATGGTGTCACACCAAGGGCGTATTATGTCTTCACTCTCAGCAGCTGA